One part of the Amaranthus tricolor cultivar Red isolate AtriRed21 chromosome 16, ASM2621246v1, whole genome shotgun sequence genome encodes these proteins:
- the LOC130802828 gene encoding GTP-binding protein At2g22870, producing MILSQLPKLQTHFLLPLKPKTLTTHLKPSSLLPFNHLPISSLFSSLSPTLPTHNPKSPNLVFDDEDEEPQIDVSIDKLFVPPETDISSLQSLPNSKNSAFGARILKGSNIVLSKYASNAQVFNAEFVKSSVKTEECPSDGLPEFALVGRSNVGKSSLLNSLVRRKKLALTSKKPGKTQCINHFRINDSWYLVDLPGYGFAAAPGEVRTEWDKFTKNYFLQRSTLVSVFLLIDASIPAKKIDLEYASWLGQNKIPMTLVFTKCDKRKKKKNGGKRPEENVQDFQELIREFFDAVPPWIMTSSVTNQGRDEILLHMAQLRNYWLKH from the exons ATGATACTTTCTCAGCTTCCCAAACTTCAAACCCATTTCCTCCTTCCtctaaaacccaaaaccttaacAACCCATCTCAAACCATCATCTCTTCTTCCATTTAACCACTTACCCATTTCCTCTCTCTTCTCCTCTTTATCCCCAACTCTTCCTACCCACAACCCCAAATCCCCAAATTtagtttttgatgatgaagatgaagaacccCAAATTGATGTTTCTATTGATAAGCTATTTGTACCGCCTGAAACTGATATTTCATCATTACAATCATTACCCAATTCAAAGAATTCAGCTTTTGGTGCAAGGATTTTGAAGGGTTCTAATATTGTACTTAGCAAGTATGCTAGTAATGCTCAAGTTTTTAATGCTGAGTTTGTTAAGAGTAGTGTTAAAACTGAGGAGTGTCCTTCTGATGGGTTGCCTGAGTTTGCTCTTGTTGGTAGGTCTAATGTTGGTAAATCTTCACTTCTTAATTCACTTGTTAGGAGAAAGAAGCTTGCCCTTACTTCTAAAAAGCCTG GTAAGACTCAATGCATCAACCATTTTCGAATCAATGATAGCTGGTACCTCGTGGATTTGCCTGGATATGG TTTTGCAGCTGCACCTGGAGAAGTGAGAACAGAATGGGATAAGTTCACCAAGAACTACTTTCTGCAAAGATCGACCTTGGTCTCAGTATTCCTTCTCATAGACGCAAGCATTCCTGCCAAGAAAATTGACCTTGAATATGCTAGTTGGTTGGGTCAAAATAAG ATTCCGATGACATTAGTGTTCACCAAATGTGAcaagaggaaaaagaagaagaatggaGGTAAAAGACCCGAAGAAAACGTGCAAGACTTTCAAGAGCTGATACGTGAGTTCTTCGACGCAGTTCCCCCTTGGATAATGACTAGTAGTGTAACCAATCAAGGCCGAGATGAAATACTATTGCACATGGCTCAACTACGGAATTATTGGCTCAAGCACTAG
- the LOC130802830 gene encoding pentatricopeptide repeat-containing protein At5g65560-like: protein MESVGLKPTSDIFNSLISVSMSVGNEMTALSLFEVMDRSEDYKPNSKTYNAFIAVYAKVGNVKAMKAWASAKKAAGFAPDLQSYEPLILGCVRTKNFDIVESYFKEMMSSGFIPNMSILDNMVYGLCEQQDLGRVKEFLLYMIDNKWEVSAYMADRLSDLYSKLGKTEMIEELLQLLTASNASPEVLSRLHYGIIGMHAKADSLDDMEYAVGRMLKHGLSFKSDKDVNFVIRSYFRRGAYDRLELLLEHIKGSYEFKKSTLDLLITGYRVAGLSDKLEMLLKEFALDGIS from the coding sequence ATGGAGTCTGTTGGGTTGAAACCTACCTCAGATATCTTTAATTCGTTGATTTCAGTTTCAATGTCAGTAGGAAATGAAATGACTGCACTCAGCTTGTTTGAGGTGATGGACAGGTCAGAAGACTATAAACCGAATTCTAAAACTTATAACGCTTTCATTGCAGTGTATGCAAAGGTGGGTAACGTCAAGGCTATGAAAGCATGGGCCTCAGCAAAAAAAGCTGCTGGTTTTGCACCTGATTTGCAATCATATGAACCACTAATTTTAGGCTGTGTTAGGACAAAAAATTTCGATATTGTTGAATCATATTTTAAAGAAATGATGTCATCCGGGTTTATTCCGAACATGAGCATTTTGGACAATATGGTTTATGGTTTGTGTGAACAGCAGGATCTTGGTAGAGTTAAGGAGTTTTTGCTCTACATGATTGATAATAAATGGGAAGTCAGTGCATATATGGCAGACAGGCTCTCAGATCTATATTCAAAATTAGGCAAAACTGAAATGATTGAGGAGCTTCTTCAACTACTAACGGCTTCAAACGCAAGCCCAGAAGTTCTATCCCGATTGCATTACGGGATCATAGGTATGCACGCAAAGGCAGATAGTTTAGATGATATGGAATATGCTGTTGGAAGGATGCTGAAACACGGGTTATCGTTCAAATCAGATAAGGATGTCAATTTTGTGATTCGATCATACTTCAGGCGAGGTGCTTATGACAGACTGGAGTTGCTTTTGGAGCATATAAAGGGCTCATATGAGTTCAAAAAATCAACTCTTGATTTGTTGATCACTGGATATCGTGTAGCTGGGTTATCTGACAAATTGGAAATGTTGCTCAAGGAGTTTGCTTTGGATGGAATTTCGTGA